A segment of the Spirochaetota bacterium genome:
ACCTCAAGTTCACCTCGCTCCACGAGAGGGACCTGCACCTCCACTGGCACCAGGTGGAGGATATTAAAATCGCCGGGTACGGCGGGGCGGATATCTGGACCGCGGGCATCCCGGAACGATACGTGGTGCGCTACAAGGCGGGGATCGGCGTCTACGACCGGCACAACGAGATGTACAACTTTTTCAAGGCCGCCAAGCCCGACATCATCGCAACCCACCAGCCGGCGCACGGGGTCCTGGACCGCATCTCGTTCATAGGCCCCTCGGGATCGCCCGCGCTGCGAACCTACTGCGACAACAACAACGTGCTGCTCTGCCTCACGGGACACGTGCACAATGAATGGGGCATGCGGATGGTCGAGGACACGGTGTACCTCAACCCTTCCAATTTCGGCGAGGTGACGCAGATAAACGGGGAGGTGAAGGAGGGCGGGTTTTTCTTCGAGGTGGACATCGACCGGAGAGAGGTGCAGAAGGTCGTTTTCAGGAAGCTTGCCCGCGACAGGATATTCGACATCGCCGAGTACCGGCGCGCAGGGACGGGCTGGGACGAAATGATCATCGATCTCGATCGTTATGCGGCACTAAAGCGGAATGACAACTACGACCTCCAGATCAGGAAATCCTCCCACATCCCCGAGATACAGCTTTTCAACGAGATCAAGCAGTTTTTCCGGCTCTTCCAGACCCCGGAGACCGACGAGCGCGTGGATCGTCTCGAGGAGGTCGCGCGGCTGGTCGAGGAGCGGATGAAGGGCGAGATCGCCATGGACCTGGTTGGCTCGGTGAACATAGGGCTTTCAGCCCAAAGCTCGGACATAGATTTCGTGCTGTACCTGCGGTGCAATACGGGGGGCGCGTGCGAGACCCACTCATGCGATCTTTACAAGCAGGCCGAGGAGATGCTCCGGGAAATCCTGGGCAGCCACTACGATTTCGAAATCATAGACTGCGTCGATCTCAGCCTGGTGGAAAAGAGCATCCTGGAAAAGAATTACGAGTGCGAGACGCTCCAGCGCTTCGTCGCCTATCGCTCCATATGCCGCCCGATTAACTACAGGGTCATCGCGCCGCTGGAGGACATGCTTAACAGGGATATGGAGTTTCGCAATGAGCTCGAGGGAAGCATCCGGTCGTATTTCAAGATATTCGTGACGACCTCGCAGCATATACATTCCTTCAACAAGTACGAACTGCGGCTGCGGAGCATCGGGATCAAGCTCCCGGAATCGATCCGGAAAAAAATACGCAGGTACCTGCAGGAAGAGGAGTAAAGGAGGTATCCCATGGCGCACGTGCGCATAGACGAGCTTCCTGGAAAAACCATAGCCCCGGGAATAATGCTGCGGTCGGTGCATCTCGAACGGCTCATGGTGACATTCGTCACCCTTGGAGAGGGAGCGGTCCTTCCGCTTCACGCGCATCCCCACGAGCAAATCACCGTGGTCATTGCGGGGGCGCTCAAGTTCACGCTGGAGGGCGAGGATCACACCCTTCGCGCGGGGGACGCGATCACGATACCGCCCGGTGCGAAGCATGCGGCGGCCGCGTTGGATGGACCATGCACGGTATACGATTCATGGAGCCCCGTAAGGGATGACTACATACTATCGGACCGCCATACGCAGCAGGGATTGACGGAATCGTGCGAAGTCGCGGATTCGAACCCGCCTGACCCGGAACTCGCCGCGATATTAAAGACCGCGAAAACGGTAGCGGTTGTGGGCTTATCGGACAATCCCGAACGGGACAGCTTCAAGGTGGCGAGATATTTGAAGGAACACGGATATCGCGTCATTCCCATAAATCCCGCCAGGAAAGAGATACTGGGGGAGAGGAGCTACCCGGACCTGGCCTCGGTGCCCGAAAAGATCGACGTGGTCGACATATTCCGCCAGGTTGACGCGATCCCGGGCATCGTGGACGAGGCCATAAAGATCAATGCGGGTGCGGTCTGGATGCAACTGGGACTGGCGCATCGCGAATCGGCGGAAAAAGCGAAGGCGGCGGGTCTCAAGGCGGTCCAGGGGAGATGCATGAAAATCGAATACGGGAAACTTATCGAACATGCGGGAGGGGACTGCGCGCCCTCAGGGCGATGACGGGGCCGGGTTCTCCTTTTCAGCGCGCCGCGGGAAGGTAGACCGTAACGGTAGTGCCTTCGCCGACCTTCGAGTCGATCTGGATGAGCCCCCGGTGCCGTTTCACTATCGAGTAGACGAGCGAAAGCCCCAAGCCCATGCCCTTCTCGCTGTAATTGGTCTTGGTGCTGAAATACGGGTCGAATATCTTATTGAGATTCTCCTGGGGAATCCCCGCCCCGGAATCGATCACCTGCAGACAGATAAAATCCCCCTCCGCGAGCGGTACCGGGCTTTTTCCATCCATGTGTACGTTGGAACAATCGACCCGGACCGTGCCGCCTTCCGGCATCGCGTCGATGGCATTGGCGTAAAGATGGTACATAACCCGTTTCATGAGCGAGATATCGGCGCGCACCGACCAGAGGCCGGGCTGTTTTTGAAACCTCACTGTGATGGCCGGATGCGCTTCCGCTAATTTCGCGTCCTCGCGCAGGAAATCGTCCACGTTCGCAACCTCGATGGCGGGGCGGGATATACGGGCAAAATTCAGCAGTTGGTAGGAGAGATCCCTTGCGAGGTTGGAGGCTTTTTCCATTTCATCGAGGCTTTCCGTGACTTCTTCATTGTCGCTCACTACCATGCGGATGAGCGCCACGTTTCCCGAAATCACCGTCAGGAGATTGTTGAAATCATGGGCGATTCCTCCCGAGAGGATCGCGACGGCCTCGAACTTGGTGGTCTTGATAAGCTCTTCCTCGAAGCTTTTCCGGAGGGTGATATCCTGCAGCTGCGAGACCGTGTGCTCCTGGGTGCCGATTGAAACCAGGGAGGAATTCAAGGACACCAGGTGCGGGGTGCGCGATTTGTCGAGCAGCCGGACCTCAAGGTTGTCAATGTGTCCGTCCCTGGCAAGCCTTTCGGTAAACATTTCCCGGTCCGCCGGGTCGGCCCACAGGCCCAGTTCCAGCGTACTGTGTCCGATAATCTCATCCCTTTCGTAGAGGGAGAGCTCCAGCAGCTTGTCATTCACATCCACGATCTTCCCCGTTTTCAGGTTGGTGATAATCATGGCCACGGGGCTCTGGATGAAGGCGCGCGAAAACTTGTCCTCGGAAAACTTCAGATCGAGGCGGCTCGCCTCGA
Coding sequences within it:
- a CDS encoding cupin domain-containing protein gives rise to the protein MAHVRIDELPGKTIAPGIMLRSVHLERLMVTFVTLGEGAVLPLHAHPHEQITVVIAGALKFTLEGEDHTLRAGDAITIPPGAKHAAAALDGPCTVYDSWSPVRDDYILSDRHTQQGLTESCEVADSNPPDPELAAILKTAKTVAVVGLSDNPERDSFKVARYLKEHGYRVIPINPARKEILGERSYPDLASVPEKIDVVDIFRQVDAIPGIVDEAIKINAGAVWMQLGLAHRESAEKAKAAGLKAVQGRCMKIEYGKLIEHAGGDCAPSGR
- a CDS encoding hybrid sensor histidine kinase/response regulator encodes the protein MRAGARYHGEELTLKMETMNGNTRPRIIIAEDERIISTDIHFFLESHGYEIVASVESGEELISKAAELRPDLALVDIMLAGTLDGIEAATRLHEHLAIPVIFITAHSDDATIRRAKNSKAYGYIIKPVNHNELYSTIEMARARRELELQLEASRLDLKFSEDKFSRAFIQSPVAMIITNLKTGKIVDVNDKLLELSLYERDEIIGHSTLELGLWADPADREMFTERLARDGHIDNLEVRLLDKSRTPHLVSLNSSLVSIGTQEHTVSQLQDITLRKSFEEELIKTTKFEAVAILSGGIAHDFNNLLTVISGNVALIRMVVSDNEEVTESLDEMEKASNLARDLSYQLLNFARISRPAIEVANVDDFLREDAKLAEAHPAITVRFQKQPGLWSVRADISLMKRVMYHLYANAIDAMPEGGTVRVDCSNVHMDGKSPVPLAEGDFICLQVIDSGAGIPQENLNKIFDPYFSTKTNYSEKGMGLGLSLVYSIVKRHRGLIQIDSKVGEGTTVTVYLPAAR